DNA sequence from the Oncorhynchus keta strain PuntledgeMale-10-30-2019 chromosome 1, Oket_V2, whole genome shotgun sequence genome:
GTTCTCTCACACCCAGCACTGCTCGGCCACGAggctgctctgtctgtctgaatgtgaCCTCTGTAAATGTACGGGTGGTATCCGGAAAATTGATCCCACTATCCTGTCCGTTGCAAGAGCCATGCTCTATCAAGTGAGTGGCGGAGGACCACtggtcaaatcaaatttatttatatagcccttcgtacatcagctgatatctcaaagtgctgtacagaaacccagcctaaaaccacaaacagcaagcaatgcaggtgtagaagcacgttggctaggaaaaactccctagacaggccaaaacctaggaagaaacctagagaggaaccaggctatgtggggtggccagtcctcttctggctgtgccgggtagagattataacagaacatggccaagatgttcaaatgttcataaatgaccagcatggtcgaataataataatgcagaacagttgaaactggagcagcagcatggccaggtggactggggacagcaaggagtcatcatgtcaggtagtcctggggcacggtcctagggctcaggtccttcgagagagagaaggagagaattagagaacgcacacttagattcacacaggacaccgaataggacaggagaagtactctagatataacaaactgaccctagccccccgacacataaactactgcagcataaatactggaggctgagacaggaggggtcaggagacactgtggccccatccgaggacacccccggacagggccaaacaggaaggatataacccccccactttgccaaagcacagcccccataccactagagggatatcttcaaccaccaacctaccatcctgagacaaggctgagtatagcccacaaagatctccgccacggcacaacccaagggggggcgccaacccagacaggatgaccacaacagtgaatcaacccactcaggtgacgcacccctcctaaaGGACGGcgtgagagagccccagtaagccagtgactcagcccctgtaatagggttagaggcagagaatcccagtggaaagaggggaaccggccaggcagagacagcaagggcggttcgttgctccagagcctttccgttcaccttcccactcctgggccagactacactcaatctgaatatgacccactgaagagatgagtcttcagtaaagacttaaaggttgagaccgagtttgtgtctctgacatgggtaggcagaccgttccataaaaatggagctctataggagaaagccctgcctccagctgtttgcttagaaattctagggacaattaggaggcctgcatcttgtgaccgtagcgtacgtgtaggtatgtacggcaggaccaaatcagagagataggtaggagcaagcccatgtaatgctttgtaggttagcagtaaaaccttgaaatcagcccttgctttgacaggaagccagtgtagggaggctagcactggagtaatatgaccaaattttttggttctagtcaggattctagcagccgtatttagcactaactgaagtttatttagtgctttatccgggtagccggaaagtagagcattgcagtagtctaatctagaagtgaaaaagcatggattaatttttctgcatcatttttggacagaaagtttctgatttttgcaatgttacgtagatggaaaaaagctgtccttgaaatggtcttgatatgttcttcaaaagcgagatcagggtccagagtaacgccgaggtccttcacagttttatttgagacgactgtacaaccattaagattaattgtcagattcaacagaagatctctttgtttctttggacctagaacaagcatctctgttttgtccgaatttaaaagtagaaagtttgcagccatccacttccttatgtctgaaacacatgcttctagcgagggcaattttggggcttcaccatgtttcattgaaatgtacagctgtgtgtcatccgcatagcagtgaaagttaacattatgtttttgaatgacatccccaagaggtaaaatatatagtgaaaacaatagtggtcctaaaacggaaccttgaggaacacggaaatttacagttgatttgccCATTACTGCCACTAACCATcacttattcacattactttacttaAATCAAATATATTTGGTTCTGTATATTACATATTTTGTTAATAGTATGATGATGAATTTATTATTTCATAAAAACCCCAGTGATGGTTGGCTAGTGACTGCCTTTTGTAGCTTATCACTATAAAGTCGTCctgagtgacgcagcggtctaaggcactgcatctcagtgcaagagacgtCACTATAATACCTGGttagaatccaggctgtatctcatccggccgtgattgggagttttCTTTTGTTTGTCTGTTTAAGCTCTATTTGTTGTTACTCGTCAACTTTCAGGGGAACCCCTCATGCGTGTCTTTCAGAaaccctcctaaaaccccacctgtttcGTTTTGGTTGTTGACTTTTAGCAACATTTTAGGGTTTTCTTGCTGGGGAACGTAACATGTCGCCAAATAATTGATTAAtccacactgttttgcaatgaaggtttACAGTAGCCTCCACAGCACTCTGTAGTGTAGcgccatggtgtagccagaggacagctagcgtCCGTCCTCCTCtgtgtacattgacttcaatacaaaacctaggaggctcatgctactcacccccttccatagacttacacagcaattatgacaacttctggaggacgtCATCCAACCTGTCAGATGTCTTTTAGcttgaactgacatgttgtccacccaatcacaGGATAAGATAATTGTTCTAGTACttaagcataagctacagctagctagctagcacggcagtgcataaaatgtggtgagtagacTCAAAGAGAGAGGAAAATCATTGAACAGTTTTGAAAAAATGAATTTCTTTAAAAATGAAATAAGTATTTCGTTTTATTTTTTTCCATCCTCTTTCACTTAGcaagtttagcctactcaaacccctggctcaaacagagagggatgttatgttagctagctggctaaggctatccaacagagagggatgttatgttagctagctggctaaggctatccaacagagagggatgttatgttagctagctggctaaggctatccaacagagagggatgttatgttagctagctggctaaggctatccaacagagagggatgttatgttagctagctggctaaggctatccaacagagagggatgttatgttagctagctggctaaggctatccaacagagagggatgttatgttagctagctggctaaggctatccaacagagagggatgttatgttagctagctggctaaggctatccaacagagagggatgttatgttatgttagctagctggctttgGTTTTATTAATGTATTGCCACTGAGCCAACTGTAACTGCTgaactgcttgctgactgtacactgtactgcatgattgtcgCGGATTTACCAGCgcattagttctagtagctatgttgactagctATGACATTAGCTagtatggtgacaacgatgtaggctgtgtgttgcggttatgatatgaaggctTTGCAAGGTTTTTTTCTTctcctggtcacagacagctgatgtggtgttcactgaagtccacaagcaaagggaaaaggtgagaggaggagagcacgtAGACGCGAGAAGGAATTCTACAACGAGCAAAATGATCATGTTGTTTGTATGTGGCTACCATGGAAGTGatctgtgtttgcgtgtgatcaggggtgtattcagtCTGCCGATTCTGTTGCGGGGACATTTTAaaatggaagcaaacggaacaaaacggggataGACATACTTGAagttgtccaatagaaactctcgctTGCatctgttggactaatgattacaccctagatcagctctcTACCTGTGCACTTATGTTGTCatctttcattcataggctaggttgtagcaacctccatgatgggtatagggaacatttgagtatcatgtagtagcctaaacgtATCGATGTTACGCTGAACTGGGTGaagggaatatgaatgacagtcatccaatatgctgtaataccGCCAGTGTCGGGAACAAAGAGCTGCGGAAGTTTGTCGTCACGCAAGTGGTCAACAGCACCCTCTTTGTCCCAATGGGCTTTATGTGTCTGTCTGCTCAATTACTTCACCCAGGCTCTGTGGTCAACAGCACCCGTTATGTGGGCTATATGTTGCTGTTTGCCCTGTTACATTACCTAGGCTCTGTGGTCAACAGCACCCGTTATGTGGGCTATATGTTGCTCTTTGCCCTGTTACATTACCTAGGCTCTGTGGTCAACAGCACCCGCTATGTGTGCTATATGTTGCTGTTTGCCCTGTTACATTACCTAGGCTCTGTGGTCAACAGCACCCGTTATGTGGGCTATATGTTGCTCTTTGCCCTGTTACATTACCTAGGCTCTGTGGTCAACAGCACCCGTTATGACACATGTCTCTGTTCTTCCATCTGTTTTTCTTTCGTGAATTCAGACGAGCTGTTTGTATTAAAGGAGAAATCCGTAGTGTCTACATGGTAGAACAGTACAAACCTCAGTCTCATTCTTCTTTGTGTGCTCCTCTCTGACAGTGCGGTGTAGCTAGGCCTAATGTTAGCCTGTGGTTTGGGTTCTGACGCCAGGACGGTTATTCCTTCACTGAGCAGCCATCTCCCTCTCACTATAACACAAGGACACTGCTACTGTCAGGGCCGAGGATGTGAAACTCTCCCTTACTCACTGATACTGTGTCTGAGAACATTTTTTAAATCCTATTTAGAGTTGGGGCAGGTTAatttgatcctagatctgtggttaggggcAATGTCTGTTTGGCTTCTCAGCGGTGTCAAATGGAATTCTGGACATTTTACTTAATTTCCTTCAGCCCCAGGTTGTGGGATCCACACGGGGTTGTCGTGGCTACACAATGTTTTGTTTGACAAGTGCATGGATAATGGAATGATGACACAGCTGGCTCCGCCCATTCAGTAGTGCGTGTGTCTCCCCCTCACTTCCTGCTAAAAGCCACAGAGGACTAAATTTACCTCAGaaaaagtgagtgagtgagtgagtgagtgagtgagtgagtgagtgagtgagtgagtgagtgagtgtgtgtgtgactgtgtgtgttggtAACGGTGGGCAGGAGAGACACAGCAGTATAAACAGAAGGGCATATTATTCTCTGGAGTTGAGAGgctgagagaagaggggaaataACAGGCCTCCGATTTCCCCCAGAGTCTGTTTCTGTGTCGAAGTGTGAAGGATTCAATAGATCACTTCTGATGAATCATCCCAGTAATGAAGTGTTGGTCAATAGAGGACCTCTGTAGCATACAGAACTGGGGAGGTGATcgtggactttaggaaacagcagagggaacacccccctatccacatcgatggaacagtagtggagagggtagtaagtgtTGGTCAATAGAGGACCTCTGTAGCATACAGAACTGGGGAGGTGATcgtggactttaggaaacagcagagggaacaccccccctatccacaacgatggaacagtagtggagagggaagTAAGTGTTGGTCAATAGAGGACCTCTGTAGCATACAGAACTGGCCCTAGCTGAAGCTCTAGTGTGTGGGGTGACTGTCGGTACTATAGCCGCGTGTGGGTGTGACTGTCGGTACTATAGCCGCGTGTGGGTGTGACTGTCGGTACTATAGCCGCGTGTGGGTGTGACTGTCGGTACTATAGCCGCGTGTGGGTGTGACTGTCGGTACTATAGCCGCGTGTGGGGGTGACTGTCGGTACTATAGCCGCGTGTGGGGGGgtcctcagagtgtggtgtcaggaaaataacctcgcactcaacgtcaacaaaacaaaggagatgattgtggacttcaggaaacagcagagggaacacccccctatctacatcgatggaacagtagtggagagggtagtaagttttaagttcctcggcatacacatcagacaaactgaattggtccaatcacactgacagcgtcgtgaagaaggcccagctccgcccacaactgtaaagctctccagagggtagtgaggtctgcacaacgcatcaccggggggggGGGGAACTACCTGGGACCATGAGAtgaaaagcagcttctatctcaaggccatcagactgttaaacagccaccactaacattgagtggctgctgccaacatactgactcatctccagccactttaataatggaaacattgatgtaaataatgtatcactagccactttaaacaatgccactttatataatgtttacataccctacattactcatctcatatgtatatactgtactcgataccatctaatgcatcttgcctatgccgttctgtaccatcactcattcatatctttttacgtacatattctttatccctttacacttgtgtgtataaggtagtagtttttgaattgttaggttaaattactcgttggttatcactgcattgtcgggaactagaagcacaaagatttcgctacactcgcattaacatctgctaaccatgtgtatgtgaccaataacatgtggGGTGACTGTCGGTACTATACGCTGTGTGTGTAGGGTGACTGTTGGTACTATAGCCGTGTGTGGGGGGTGACTGTCGATACTATACGCTGTGTGTGTAGGGTGACTGTTGGTACTATAGCCGTGTGTGGGGGTGACTGTCGATACTATACGCTGTGTGTGTAGGGTGACTGTCGGTCCAATAGCTGTGTGTGTAGGGTGACTGTCGGTCCAATAGCTGTGTGTGTAGGGTGACTGTCGGTCcaatagctgtgtgtgtggggtgactGTCGGTACTATAAGCTGTGTGTGTAGGGTGACTGTTGGTActatagctgtgtgtgtggggtgactGTCGGTCcaatagctgtgtgtgtggggtgactGTCGGTACTATAAGCTGTGTGTGTAGGGTGACTGTTGGTACTATAGCCGTGTGTGTAGGGTGACTGTCGGTCctatagctgtgtgtgtggggtgactGTCGGTCcaatagctgtgtgtgtggggtgactGTCGGTCcaatagctgtgtgtgtggggtgactGTCGGTACTATAAGCTGTGTGTGTAGGGTGACTGTTGGTACTATAGCCGTGTGTGGGGGGTGACTGTCGGTCCTATAGCTATGTGTGTGGGGTCACTAGTAAAGAGGCTGctaacctgttctctctctgtgtctgtgtgtagggtgACTGTCGGTCCTATAGCTATGTGTGTGGGGTCACCAGTAAAGAGGCTGctaacctgttctctctctgtgtctgtgtgtagggtgACTGTCGGTCCTATAGCTATGTGTGTGGGGTCACCAGTAAAGAAGCTCCACACTGGGAATCCCTCATGTTCCTGGCCAGACTCATCCCTCGCATGTGCCACACCatcaacaggtaacacacacagtacacagtagaAGAAGTAGAAGCAGTTACTGCTCGCAGGATGCCACATGGACCGTCCTTcctctctcccgccctccctccagAGTTGTGTATGTATTTGGGTCCCACGTGAAGGAGCCCCCTACAGACGTCACCCCCACCTTCCTGACCACGGGCGTTCTCAGCACACTCAGACAGGCGGACTTCGTGGCCCACTCCATCCTCAGAGAGTCTGGTAAGTGGTTTTCTGCTGTGTGTGAGATGCTAACAAAATGAGAGGCCTATTTTTAACACATGCTTTTTCTGAATTTAAAATATCCATGTAACATTGTTACATATAGTGAAtgatatggggcggcagggtagcctagtggttagagcgttcgactagtaaccggaaggttgcaaggtacaaatctgtcgttctgcccctgaacaggcagttaacccactgttcctaggccgtcattgaaaataagaatttgttcttaactgacttgcctagttaaataaaggtaaaataaatgtaaaataaatatacCATGACATTAATAATGTAATAAAACAACTAACTTTTCAGTGTGGCAGTTGACCGGTAGCCTTCAACGTGTAGCTGGTCAATTATGTTGGCCAATCAGAGAGGTTCACTGTGTAGCAAGTATGTTGGCCTATCAAAGAGGTTCACTGTGTAGCAAGTATGTTGGCCAATCAGAGAGGTTCACTGTGTAGCAAGTATGTTGGCCAATCAAGGAGGTTCACTGTGTAGCAAGTATGTTGGCCAATCAGAGAGGTTCACTGTGTAGCAAGTATGTTGGCCAATCAGAGGTTCACTGTGTAGCAAGTATGTTGGCCAATCAGAGGTTCACTGTGTAGCAAGTATGTTGGCCAATCAGAGGTTCACTGTGTAGCAAGTATGTTGGCCAATCAGAGGTTCACTGTGTAGCAAGTATGTTGGCCAATCAGAGAGGTTCACTGTGTAGCAAGTATGTTGGCCAATCAGAGGTTCACTGTGTAGCAAGTATGTTGGCCAATCAAAGAGGTTCACTGTGTAGCAAGTATGTTGGCCAATCAGAGGTTCACTGTGTAGCAAGTATGTTGGCCAATCAGAGAGGTTCACTGTAGCAAGTATGTTGGCCAATCAGAGAGGTTCACTGTGTAGCAAGTATGTTGGCCAATCAAAGAGGTTCACTGTAGCAAGTATGTTGGCCAATCAGAGAGGTTCACTGTGTAGCAAGTATGTTGGCCAATCAAAGAGGTTCACTGTGTAGCAAGTATGTTGGCCAATCAGAGAGGTTCACTGTGTAGCAAGTATGTTGGCCAATCAAAGAGGTTCACTGTGTAGCAAGTATGTTGGCCAATCAGAGAGGTTCACTGTGTAGCAAGTATGTTGGCCAATCAAAGAGGTTCACTGTGTAGCAAGTATGTTGGCCAATCAGAGAGGTTCACTGTGTAGCAAGTATGTTGGCCAATCCGAGAGATTCACTGTGTAGCAAGTATGTTGGCCAATCAGAGAGGTTCACTGTGTAGCAAGTATGTTGGCCAATCAGAGAGATTCACTGTGTAGCAAGTATGTTGGCCAATCAGAGAGATTCACTGTGTAGCAAGTATGTTGGCCAATCAGAGAGATTCACTGTGTAGCAAGTATGTTGGCCAATCAGAGAGATTCACTGTGTAGCAAGTATGTTGGCCAATCAGAGAGATTCACTGTGTAGCAAGTATGTTGGCCAATCAGAGAGGTTCACTGTGTAGCAAGTATGTTGGCCAATCAGAGAGGCTCACTGTGTAGCAAGTATGTTGGCCAATCAGAGAGATTCACTGTGTAGCAAGTATGTTGGCCAATCAGAGAGGTTCACTGTGTAGCAAGTAGAGTGAGCGTATCACTAATGCATTGCAAGATGGGGGGAATTACACAATTTAAAAGTTAATAATGAGGAGTAAGCTACAATGGGTAACCAACAAGTAGACTGTGGTTTTACTGAATGggctttttttttatatatatattttttgttaacctttatttaatcaggcaagtctgttaagaacaaattcttatttaaaatgacggcctaggaacagtgggtgaactgcctgttcaggggcagaacgacagatttgtaccttgtcagctcgggggtttgaacttgcaaccttccggttactagtccaacgctctaaccactaggcgaccctgtCGCCCGGCTTGGGGAGAAAGCACAGTATGTGGCGTCAATTAGCCTAGCTGTCTTCTCTACTCCAGTCAAGACAGACACTGTTACATGGGGTGATAAATAACATGGTGGCTGCTACAAGTTAGCCAGTGTTGCGTTGGCGTCTCTCCATCTGCATGATCCCATCACAGCAGTTGCATGGCCAGAGTctgggtttaaaaaaaaaagacatgtATATCAGATATCCAACAAAAAAATCATGATACTATTTCAATCGTGAAATGATTTCAAGCCCCCACCCCGAAAGAAAACACAGTTATTTTGTGACCTGTTCGATGCTCACCCTGTCTGCTGTGGTAACTCGGTGCCCTCCTTCTCCCAGGTTACTCTGGGAAGATCAGTCAGATGCCTGTCATCCTGACCCCTCTGTGCCCTCTTTCTCCCAGGTTACTCTGGGAAGATCAGTCAGATGCCTGTCATCCTGACCCCTCTGTGCCCTCTTTCTCCCAGGTTACTCTGGGAAGATCAGTCAGATGCCTGTCATCCTGACCCCTCTGTGCCCTCTTTCTCCCAGGTTACTCTGGGAAGATCAGTCAGATGCCGGTCATCCTGACCCCTCTGTGCCCTCTTTCTCCCAGGTTACTCTGGGAAGATCAGTCAGATGCCGGTCATCCTGACACCGCTGCACTTCGACCGCGATTCCTCACAGAGGCAGCCGTCCTGTCGGCGCTCTGTGGTCGTCAGAACTTTCATCACCAGCGACTTCATGACCGGGATACCAGCCACGCCAGGAAAACACATCCCCGAGGAGGTACTGAGGCTCACCACCAGATGgggatcagacagacagacatagttcTATTGCTCTCAGTGCAGATGTTTAAACCAGTCTCCGGTTTTGAACCCTTCTTCTCTTGTATTATCTGTCATGTCTCCCCCAGGTGGTGCTGAAGATGGTGAATGAGATCAAGAAGATCCCTGGCATCTCCCGGGTGATGTTCGACCTGACCTCCAAACCTCCCGGTACCACAGAGTGGGAGTAgagctcacagagagagagaagggaggtgtggtgagctcctcctcctcctttctttccctctcctaaCACCCCCCCTCCCaatctcacccctcctctcctttctttccctctcctaaCACCTCCCCACTCCCCTGGCCTGCCCCCCCCAACCTCACCCCTCCTTTCCGATCACCCCCCCGTAGAACATTCCCGTGGAAAGCAGGCAGTACTGTGATCAGCGCACACTTGAAGCTGCCActctgcccccccctcccctcccccttcatTTTTTTGGGGGAGGGGTGGATGACTATTCACCCTTCTTTTTGGGTCCGTTTCTTCGTGCGTGACAATACATTATTCCTTTTTTTTGGTGCAAGTGCTGCTTCCTGTTTGGAAACCGCCAGTTGAGGTCAAGAGTTAAGGAGTTCAGGAAGTGGATTGTGTACACGGTATGCCTCAGATTACAGCGTGAGACCAACAACTGAAGAAAGCAAAAACGACATACTTGTATGACATAACGGAGAAGGAAGAGCAGCAACTAGCCAGGTGGTTTAAAAGTCATCCATCgttttaaaaaattatttttTTGCTTTTTTTTTGTTACACTTCTGACAGGTTTTTTTTCTCCCAAAATGATTTTTACTCATCCGTTTACCTTtcaactgtatactgtacaaAGAGACAGGGGTTTCCTGTCCAAAGTCATTCAGCAGAGAAACTGTGACAAattagtatttaaaaaaaaaaaaaaagtttacttTTCATTTTGCCAAATGTAGACGAGCCGTGGTGAAATTAGATCTGGGTTATTATCTCTTGTTAACGATCCACTTAAATCAAAATGGTGATGGTTAAAGCTACCCGACCGCGGTCAACAGAAAATATTAGTTTATTATCACAGATGTGTGACACTGTGTGGGAAATCCCCAAAATGACGAGTTGTCCTTTTCTTTGGGTGCCTGTTTCTTTGGGTGCCTGTTTCTTTGTGTGCCTGTTTCTTTGGGTGCCTGTTTCTTTGTGTGCCTGTTTCTTTGGGTGCCTGTTTCTTTGGGTGCCTGTTTCTTTGTGTGCCTGTAAGCCTGTTGGGTGCCTGTTTCTTTGGGTGCCTGTTTCTTTGGGTGCCTGCTTCTTCGTGTGCCTGCTTCTTCGTGTGCCTGTTTCTTTGTGTGCCTGTTTCTTTGTGTGCCTGTTTCTTTGTGTGCCTGTTTCTTTGGGTGCCTGTTTCTTTGTGTGCCTGTTTCTTTGTGTGCCTGTAAGCCTGTTGGGTGCCTGTTTCTTCGTGTGCCTGTTTCTTCGTGTGCCTGTTTCTTCGTGTGCCTGTTTCTTCGTGTGCCTGTTTCTTCGTGTGCCTGTTTCTTTGGGTGCCTGCTTCTTCGTGTGCCTGCTTCTTCGTGTGCCTGTTTCTTTGTGTGCCTGTTTCTTTGTGTGCCTGTTTCTTTGTGTGCCTGTTTCTTTGTGTGCCTGTTTCTTCGTGTGCCTGTTTCTTCGTGTGCCTGTTTCTTCGTGTGCCTGTTTCTTCGTGTGCCTGTTTCTTTGTGTGCCTGTTTCTTCGTGTGCCTGTTTCTTCGTGTGCCTGTTTCTTTGGGTGCCTGTTTCTTTGGGTGCCTGTTTCTTTGGGTGCCTGTTTCTTTGGGTGCCTGTTTCTTTGTGTGCCTGTTTCTTCGGGTGCCTGTTTCTTCGGGTGCCTGTTTCTTC
Encoded proteins:
- the LOC127913616 gene encoding serine/arginine-rich splicing factor 4-like — its product is MAYQWKDTKLQDWMTYQWKDTKLQDRMTYQWKDTKLQDWMTYQWKDTKLQDWMTYQWKDTKLQDWMTYQWKDTKLQGWMTYQWKDTKLQGWMTYQWKDTKLQDWMTYQWKDTKLQDWMTYQWKDTKLQDWMTYQWKDTKLQDWMTYQWKDTKLQGWMTYQRSKETGTQRNRHTKKQAPKETGTQRNRHPKKQAHKETGTRRNRHTKKQAPEETGTRRNRHPKKQAPEETGTRRNRHPKKQAPEETGTRRNRHPKKQAPEETGTRRNRHTKKQAPKETGTQRNRHPKKQAPKETGTRRNRHTKKQAHKETGTRRNRHTKKQAHEETGTRRNRHTKKQAHKETGTQRNRHTKKQAHEEAGTRRSRHPKKQAHEETGTRRNRHTKKQAHEETGTRRNRHPTGLQAHKETGTQRNRHPKKQAHKETGTQRNRHTKKQAHEEAGTRRSRHPKKQAPKETGTQQAYRHTKKQAPKETGTQRNRHTKKQAPKETGTQRNRHPKKQAPKEKDNSSFWGFPTQCHTSVIIN